The Pedococcus dokdonensis region TGGGGCGCGTGGACGCGGCCTGGGACATCAGTCGCCTCCTTCGGGACTGGCGGGCTTCGCAGCATACCTTGCTAGTAGACAGATCTGTCTGCTACGTTGCGCCACGAAGTAGACAGATCTGTCTATCTCACTCGCGACGGACACCCAGGGAGTCGCCATGAAGATCGCAGTCCTCGGCACCGGCAGCGTCGGTCAGGCCCTGGCCGGCCGCCTCCTCTAGCTCGGCCACGACGTGGTCGTCGGCACCCGCGACCCCGAGGTCACGCGCCAGCGCGGCGAGTCCTTCGGCGAGTGGCTCGAGGCCCATCCGGACGCCGGCCTGACGACGTTCGGCGAGGCCGCTGCCGATACGGAGCTGGTCGTCAACGCGACCAGCGGGCCCGGGGCGCTTCCGGCCCTCGAGGCCGCAGGCTCCGACCACCTGGCCGGCAAGGTGGTCGTCGACATCTCGAACCCGCTGGACTTCTCGGCCGGGTTCCCGCCCACCCTCTTCGTCAAGGACACCGATTCGCTGGCCGAGCAGATCCAGCGCGCCTTCCCGCAGGCCCGGGTGGTCAAGACCCTCAACACCCTCACGGCGGCGCTCATGGTCAAGCCCGCGGAGCTCGGCGCGGACTCGTCGGTCTTCGTCTCGGGGAACGACGAGGCCGCCAAGGCGACGGTCACCGAGCTGCTCCAGAGCTTCGGCCACACCGATGTCATCGACCTCGGCGACCTCAGCACCGCGCGCGGCACGGAGATGCTGCTGCCCGTGTGGTTGCGCCTCATGGGCGCGCTCGGCACGGCAACGTTCAACTTCAAGATCGTCCGCTGAGCGCGGCGGCCTCCGGTGATCGGCGTATCACCGCGCCCGGGGATCGGGGTGTCACCGCGCGTGACTGCGCGCGGTGACACCCCGATCGGAGCGGGTCAGGCGGCGACGGCGAGCGCCTTGCCGGCCTCCTGCGCGGCGGCGAGTGCCATCTCGTGCAGCGCCGCGGCCGCGTCCT contains the following coding sequences:
- a CDS encoding NADPH-dependent F420 reductase, which produces MVVGTRDPEVTRQRGESFGEWLEAHPDAGLTTFGEAAADTELVVNATSGPGALPALEAAGSDHLAGKVVVDISNPLDFSAGFPPTLFVKDTDSLAEQIQRAFPQARVVKTLNTLTAALMVKPAELGADSSVFVSGNDEAAKATVTELLQSFGHTDVIDLGDLSTARGTEMLLPVWLRLMGALGTATFNFKIVR